Proteins from a single region of Candidatus Babeliales bacterium:
- a CDS encoding glycoside hydrolase family 3 N-terminal domain-containing protein — translation MLKKFFEIFLLISLFTNYISCTNKSIPYLKGKSSWAEKTLKSLSLREKIGQLFIVAAASNFSQPTEMLASAMRKCPYNMDPNHVEKMIKEQKVGGLIFLFKSDPKTQKSFIERYQEKSKLPLIIAQDSEWGLSMRLDADPKQVVRYPRNMTLGALVDEQLVYDMGYEVGKQCAALGVHINLAPVVDVNNNPKNPVIHDRSFGDDPERVSRLAILYAKGLQDAGVIAFAKHFPGHGDTDVDSHLDLPVIKHDKTRLNEIELQPFKKIIQEGIGGIMSAHLSVPAFDSTPNLASTLSYPIITEELKNNLDFHGLVATDGLGMDAIAKHFKPGEIEFKAYLAGNDILLCPLDVPRAVELIEQAIKNGQLSEEDLNQRVLKVLKAKEWAFDKQKNFKKNNEIKSLDLYLVRKKAYDLQSKLYHNAITLAKNNANQSFDSFMLKNSHIIQIGTLPDNRFAETLKNYNCIVHNYSAMLDNKELETCLKNIKEKNKIIIGVCEMNKFAQQKFGISSNTVSLISKLKEIGKTVTVLIFGTPYSLPYFKAADNLLVAYEDAPTAQEAMVNILCGQMQAMGKLPVQVI, via the coding sequence ATGTTAAAAAAATTTTTTGAAATATTTTTATTGATTAGTTTATTTACAAATTATATTTCTTGCACAAACAAATCAATTCCTTATCTTAAAGGCAAAAGCTCATGGGCTGAAAAAACGCTCAAATCGCTATCATTGCGTGAAAAAATAGGACAACTTTTTATAGTGGCAGCCGCTTCAAATTTTAGTCAACCTACTGAAATGTTAGCAAGTGCAATGAGAAAATGTCCTTATAATATGGATCCCAATCATGTTGAAAAAATGATTAAAGAACAAAAAGTTGGCGGTTTAATTTTTTTATTTAAAAGTGATCCTAAAACACAAAAATCTTTTATTGAACGATATCAAGAAAAATCAAAACTTCCTCTTATCATTGCACAAGATAGCGAATGGGGATTGAGCATGCGTCTTGATGCTGATCCAAAACAAGTAGTACGCTATCCTCGCAATATGACACTTGGTGCTTTAGTTGATGAACAATTAGTATATGATATGGGCTATGAAGTCGGCAAACAATGCGCTGCTCTTGGAGTGCATATAAATCTTGCTCCCGTTGTTGATGTAAATAATAATCCCAAAAATCCGGTTATTCATGATCGTTCATTTGGTGATGATCCTGAACGAGTCTCTCGATTAGCTATTTTATACGCTAAAGGCTTACAAGATGCTGGCGTCATTGCATTTGCAAAACATTTTCCAGGACATGGTGATACCGATGTTGATTCTCACCTAGATTTACCAGTAATCAAACATGATAAAACAAGACTCAATGAAATTGAGCTTCAACCATTCAAAAAAATTATTCAGGAAGGAATTGGCGGTATCATGAGTGCTCACTTATCAGTACCTGCTTTTGATAGCACTCCTAATTTGGCCTCTACTCTTTCTTATCCAATTATTACCGAAGAATTAAAAAATAATCTTGATTTTCATGGTTTAGTAGCAACTGATGGTTTAGGCATGGATGCAATTGCAAAACATTTCAAACCAGGAGAAATAGAATTTAAAGCGTATTTAGCCGGTAATGATATTTTGCTTTGCCCTCTTGATGTACCACGCGCTGTTGAGCTTATTGAGCAAGCTATTAAAAATGGCCAATTAAGTGAAGAAGATCTTAATCAACGAGTTTTGAAAGTACTAAAAGCTAAAGAATGGGCCTTTGACAAACAAAAAAATTTTAAAAAAAATAATGAGATTAAAAGTCTTGATTTATATCTAGTTCGTAAAAAAGCTTATGATTTACAAAGCAAATTATATCATAATGCTATTACTCTTGCTAAAAACAACGCAAATCAATCATTTGATTCTTTCATGCTTAAAAATAGCCACATCATCCAAATAGGAACATTGCCCGATAATAGATTTGCTGAAACGTTGAAAAATTATAATTGCATTGTACATAACTATTCTGCCATGCTCGATAATAAAGAACTGGAAACCTGTCTAAAAAATATAAAAGAAAAAAATAAAATAATTATTGGTGTTTGTGAAATGAATAAATTTGCCCAACAAAAATTTGGCATATCTTCTAATACCGTTTCACTTATTAGTAAACTAAAAGAGATAGGTAAAACGGTGACAGTATTAATTTTTGGAACACCATATAGCTTACCATATTTTAAGGCAGCAGATAATTTGCTTGTTGCCTATGAAGACGCTCCAACAGCGCAAGAAGCTATGGTAAATATTTTATGTGGTCAAATGCAGGCGATGGGCAAATTACCAGTGCAAGTTATATAA
- a CDS encoding DUF308 domain-containing protein translates to MRYDLFSVKQIKENAPWYFVLGIGLIVLGILAFFYSFLATIFSVVYLGVMLIAASAFEGFKAFTMNKWKDLFLHLFLGILYFATGFFIIARPILNAVTLTLLLAIFFIVVGISRIIFSIIYEAPHRGLTLFNGIITLILGILIWLQWPYSGLWVIGMFLGIDLIFTGIMWVRLSTMGKMMHIDDQNI, encoded by the coding sequence ATGAGATATGATTTATTTTCAGTAAAACAAATCAAAGAAAATGCTCCTTGGTACTTTGTCTTAGGAATAGGACTTATAGTTTTAGGTATTCTTGCATTCTTTTATTCTTTTCTTGCCACAATCTTTTCAGTTGTTTACTTAGGGGTAATGTTAATAGCTGCAAGTGCTTTTGAAGGTTTCAAAGCATTCACTATGAATAAATGGAAAGATTTATTTTTACATCTTTTTCTTGGTATTCTTTATTTTGCAACCGGTTTTTTTATAATTGCCAGACCAATTTTGAATGCCGTAACTTTAACCTTATTACTTGCAATATTTTTTATAGTGGTGGGCATATCACGCATTATTTTTTCGATTATTTACGAGGCGCCTCATAGAGGATTAACCTTATTTAACGGCATAATAACGTTAATTTTAGGAATTCTAATTTGGCTTCAGTGGCCTTATTCTGGTCTTTGGGTAATTGGTATGTTTTTAGGTATAGATCTCATTTTTACTGGTATAATGTGGGTCAGATTATCAACTATGGGTAAAATGATGCATATTGATGATCAAAATATTTAA
- a CDS encoding cation-transporting P-type ATPase, with protein MKNLNIQELSWWSIPKEKLLDTLSVDPAIGLTNKQIAENRLKWGINTFAEYEKKTIASLIIEGIKEPMMILLLSIAALSLFFGKYGEAITMIFIVIAYIVVELINKFRADRIMKQLQELTSPTTAVLRDGKEHQIKMEQVVVGDILILIEGSLIPADARLLEAYGLIVNEASLTGESLPVEKNAEIKLDPDISLADRINCVFSGTTVLHGQAKAIVMAVGQKSEFGKIAREVQQAQKEKTLLQESMTKLAKILAIFALFISVLIPTIGFLRGFDFHAMVITWLALTFLMVPGQPPIIITMALAFAAFTLAKKQVIVKRLRGVEIIGQITMVISDKTGTITENKMSVEKFILADENETKQLPADLQEKIALAIPEYSNDPTDKAVIEILKSFSSIKKEYNQINFIGFSDKKPWRDLIYQYNEQTIHAIAGSPEVLINSSTLSAEQKQKFEKLVTQEASLGKRVVAYAFLKSTEKNITKLHEVQFLALAILHDPVRPGVKEAINTLTQAGVITFIVTGDHAATAQNIAREIGISGEVISGNQLEKMNDKELTQQANRSRIFARMTPSQKVRLVKILQKHEEIVAVIGDGVNDTPALKTAQVGIAMGQIGTDLAKEVSDLVLTDDNYIHIPDAVAIGRRALDNFKKGLSYYLSAKSILLFIFIVPLIFGIPFPFVPIQIILIELLMDLASSTIFVTQPAEPDIMQKPMQKIKDFLGLPLVLNIMKDGIALAIGILFIYIHFYLFYSLITAQTAAFVAWLIGHILLALNLKQRKKPLIGKEFFTDYFGLLWCGSMIAFSIFITSVPYFYPYLHTTWLPLSLWIEIVIIIIVTTFWIEIKKGL; from the coding sequence ATGAAAAATTTAAATATCCAAGAATTATCATGGTGGAGCATTCCTAAAGAAAAGCTTCTTGATACGTTATCAGTTGATCCTGCTATTGGTTTAACTAATAAACAAATAGCAGAAAATCGATTGAAATGGGGGATCAATACTTTTGCTGAGTATGAAAAAAAGACAATTGCATCATTAATTATCGAGGGTATTAAAGAACCAATGATGATTTTGCTCTTAAGTATAGCAGCCCTCTCTTTATTTTTTGGTAAGTATGGTGAAGCGATTACCATGATATTTATTGTTATCGCTTATATAGTAGTTGAATTAATTAATAAATTTCGCGCAGATCGTATTATGAAACAGCTTCAAGAACTTACTTCACCAACTACAGCTGTTCTACGTGATGGAAAAGAACATCAAATAAAAATGGAGCAGGTAGTAGTAGGCGATATTTTAATTTTAATTGAAGGATCTCTTATTCCAGCCGATGCACGACTTTTGGAGGCATATGGCCTTATTGTTAATGAAGCTTCATTGACCGGAGAATCTCTTCCTGTTGAAAAAAATGCTGAAATTAAACTTGATCCAGATATCTCTTTAGCTGATCGTATTAATTGTGTTTTTTCTGGCACTACGGTATTGCATGGCCAAGCAAAAGCAATTGTAATGGCAGTTGGCCAAAAGAGTGAATTTGGAAAAATTGCGCGCGAGGTACAACAAGCACAAAAAGAAAAAACATTGTTGCAAGAATCAATGACCAAATTAGCAAAAATTTTAGCGATTTTTGCACTTTTTATAAGTGTATTAATACCGACTATTGGATTTTTAAGAGGGTTTGATTTTCATGCAATGGTTATTACTTGGTTAGCGCTTACTTTTTTAATGGTTCCTGGCCAACCGCCTATTATTATAACAATGGCTTTGGCATTTGCAGCATTTACGTTGGCAAAAAAACAAGTTATTGTAAAGCGTTTGCGTGGGGTTGAAATTATTGGACAAATTACGATGGTAATAAGCGATAAAACAGGAACTATTACTGAAAATAAAATGTCAGTAGAAAAATTTATTCTTGCTGATGAAAATGAAACGAAACAATTGCCCGCAGATTTACAAGAAAAAATAGCATTGGCGATTCCTGAATATTCCAATGATCCAACTGATAAGGCGGTAATTGAAATATTAAAATCATTTTCATCTATAAAAAAAGAGTATAATCAAATAAATTTTATTGGATTTTCAGATAAAAAACCGTGGCGTGATTTAATATATCAATATAATGAACAAACAATACATGCAATTGCTGGAAGCCCAGAAGTCTTAATTAATAGCTCAACCTTGTCTGCTGAACAAAAACAAAAATTTGAAAAACTTGTAACACAAGAAGCAAGTTTAGGTAAAAGAGTAGTAGCATATGCTTTTTTAAAATCAACAGAAAAAAATATAACAAAGCTTCATGAAGTGCAATTTTTGGCTTTAGCGATATTGCATGACCCGGTAAGACCTGGTGTAAAAGAAGCAATTAATACTTTAACACAAGCGGGAGTGATTACATTTATTGTTACTGGAGATCATGCAGCAACTGCTCAAAACATAGCACGCGAAATTGGTATATCAGGTGAAGTTATTAGTGGCAATCAACTTGAAAAAATGAATGATAAGGAGCTGACACAGCAAGCAAATCGATCACGCATTTTTGCGCGTATGACGCCTTCACAAAAAGTCCGTTTAGTCAAAATATTGCAAAAGCATGAAGAAATTGTTGCAGTTATTGGCGATGGCGTTAACGATACGCCGGCATTAAAAACTGCACAAGTTGGCATTGCAATGGGGCAGATTGGTACTGATCTTGCAAAAGAAGTTTCGGACCTTGTTTTAACTGATGATAATTATATTCATATTCCCGATGCTGTTGCAATTGGTAGAAGAGCTCTTGATAATTTTAAAAAAGGACTTTCTTATTATTTATCCGCAAAAAGTATATTGCTTTTTATCTTTATTGTGCCGCTTATATTTGGTATCCCATTTCCTTTCGTTCCTATTCAGATTATATTGATTGAACTTTTAATGGATTTAGCTTCCTCAACTATTTTTGTCACGCAGCCAGCAGAGCCTGATATTATGCAAAAACCTATGCAAAAAATAAAAGATTTTCTTGGGTTACCCCTCGTGCTCAATATTATGAAAGATGGAATCGCTCTAGCGATTGGTATTCTATTTATTTATATACATTTTTATTTATTTTATAGCTTAATTACCGCACAAACGGCTGCATTTGTTGCTTGGTTGATAGGGCATATTTTGTTAGCACTGAATTTGAAGCAAAGAAAAAAGCCTCTCATCGGGAAAGAGTTCTTTACTGATTATTTTGGCTTATTATGGTGTGGTAGCATGATTGCATTTTCAATTTTTATAACATCAGTGCCATATTTTTATCCATACTTACATACAACATGGTTACCATTATCTTTATGGATAGAAATAGTAATAATAATTATTGTTACAACTTTTTGGATTGAGATTAAGAAGGGTTTATGA
- a CDS encoding ribosomal protein L7/L12 gives MIHIFIFVLKIVAFILLIAGIIGIALFCLGLYFKQEKIEQEKKLQKIYAQPEKKCVVKIISVGPKKIKNIKIIRDYIDLSLIEAKEKIESALPATLYYGMPLELAQEMKANLDEIGTEVEITEL, from the coding sequence ATGATACATATTTTTATTTTTGTGCTAAAAATAGTAGCCTTTATTTTATTAATTGCGGGAATAATCGGAATAGCTCTTTTTTGTTTAGGATTATATTTTAAGCAAGAAAAAATTGAGCAAGAAAAAAAACTTCAAAAGATTTATGCACAACCAGAAAAAAAATGTGTAGTTAAAATTATTTCAGTTGGCCCTAAAAAAATAAAAAATATTAAAATAATCAGAGATTATATTGATTTAAGTTTAATTGAAGCTAAAGAAAAAATTGAATCGGCGCTTCCAGCAACGCTTTATTATGGTATGCCGCTTGAGCTTGCTCAAGAAATGAAAGCAAATTTAGATGAAATTGGTACTGAAGTTGAAATTACCGAGCTTTAA
- the msrB gene encoding peptide-methionine (R)-S-oxide reductase MsrB, with the protein MNKKLLIFLLLLGKIMTAEESNKKLEIATFAGGCFWCMEPPFEKLDGVKSVISGYMGGTGANPTYQDYAQKGHIEVVQITYDPEKVSYDTLLDVFWRQIDPTDSAGQFVDQGPQYRSAIFYHNDEQKQKAEASKEQLQKSDRFSKPIVTEIIPVTTFYKAEDYHQDYYKNYPWKYKWYRSRSGRDTFLNTKWAKNMINSNPHNNPNSNKKYSKPSDEELRKRLTPLQYQVTQQDGTEKPFANKYWDNKKPGIYVDIVSGEPLFSSLDKYESHTGWPSFTKPLEPGNIIEKEDRGWFTTRIEVRSKHGDSHLGHVFKDGPAPTGLRYCINSAALRFIPVEDLQKEDYAQYKNLFE; encoded by the coding sequence ATGAATAAGAAATTACTTATTTTTTTATTATTATTAGGAAAAATAATGACTGCTGAAGAATCAAATAAAAAATTAGAAATCGCAACTTTTGCCGGTGGTTGTTTTTGGTGCATGGAACCACCTTTTGAAAAGTTAGATGGTGTAAAAAGTGTGATATCCGGTTATATGGGTGGCACCGGAGCAAATCCTACTTATCAAGATTATGCACAAAAAGGGCACATTGAAGTTGTACAAATTACTTATGATCCTGAAAAAGTATCTTATGATACCTTGCTTGATGTTTTTTGGCGCCAAATAGACCCGACCGATTCAGCTGGTCAATTTGTAGACCAGGGTCCTCAATATCGTTCCGCTATTTTTTATCATAATGATGAACAAAAACAAAAAGCAGAAGCTTCAAAAGAACAATTGCAAAAGTCTGATCGATTTTCAAAACCAATTGTAACTGAAATTATTCCGGTAACAACATTTTATAAAGCAGAAGACTACCATCAGGACTATTACAAAAATTATCCATGGAAATATAAATGGTACCGTTCACGTTCTGGTCGTGATACGTTTTTAAACACAAAGTGGGCAAAAAATATGATCAATTCAAATCCTCATAATAATCCAAACTCTAACAAAAAGTATAGTAAGCCTTCTGATGAAGAATTACGTAAACGATTAACTCCTTTACAATATCAAGTTACTCAGCAAGATGGTACGGAAAAACCTTTTGCTAATAAATACTGGGATAATAAAAAACCAGGTATTTATGTAGATATTGTTTCTGGCGAACCTTTATTTAGTTCATTAGATAAGTATGAATCTCATACCGGTTGGCCAAGTTTTACTAAACCGCTTGAACCAGGAAATATAATTGAAAAAGAAGATCGTGGTTGGTTTACCACTCGTATTGAAGTCCGCAGCAAACATGGTGATTCCCATTTAGGACATGTATTTAAAGATGGACCCGCTCCTACAGGATTACGCTATTGTATTAATTCAGCGGCATTGCGTTTTATTCCAGTCGAAGATTTGCAAAAAGAAGATTATGCACAATATAAAAATCTTTTTGAATAA
- a CDS encoding M48 family metalloprotease, producing the protein MKKLFISILLIIGSAKASLLDTFYSKSLNVLPHAMIFTEPCLTLNLYLNTDNILKNFKKIEHEKMLAFFKETCAEITDEKINFYVGSSYHFGLSNQELAFVVRNNNIVISQEYYVLLEELFNKENLTEVDQKTLNILRFILQHESSHLKNTDLKKRLIASIFIAISQSVLYESLKNQSEFKYHKLISFFVLSLIGQLTFGKLCKAQEYNADDAVYNKEVIKGGMQFFTNMINLYKNKPELDWQNTFDGTHPSPESRFTRLNARL; encoded by the coding sequence ATGAAAAAACTTTTTATTTCAATTTTATTAATCATCGGTAGTGCAAAAGCATCATTATTAGATACTTTTTATAGCAAAAGCTTAAATGTTTTACCTCATGCAATGATTTTTACGGAACCCTGCTTGACGCTTAATTTATATTTAAATACAGATAATATTTTGAAAAATTTTAAAAAAATAGAACACGAAAAAATGTTGGCTTTTTTTAAAGAAACTTGCGCTGAAATTACTGATGAAAAAATAAATTTTTATGTTGGAAGTAGTTATCATTTTGGATTAAGCAATCAGGAGCTCGCCTTTGTGGTTCGAAACAATAACATTGTTATTTCTCAAGAGTATTATGTTTTATTAGAAGAACTATTTAATAAAGAAAATTTAACTGAAGTTGATCAAAAAACTTTGAATATTTTGCGCTTTATTTTGCAACATGAATCTTCTCATTTAAAAAATACAGATCTTAAAAAGAGATTAATAGCATCAATTTTTATAGCGATCAGTCAATCTGTTCTTTATGAATCATTAAAAAATCAATCGGAGTTTAAATATCATAAATTAATTAGTTTTTTTGTATTAAGCCTTATCGGGCAATTAACTTTTGGAAAATTATGTAAGGCACAAGAGTATAATGCAGATGATGCAGTATATAACAAAGAGGTAATAAAGGGTGGTATGCAATTTTTCACCAATATGATTAACCTTTATAAAAATAAACCTGAGCTTGATTGGCAAAATACATTCGATGGAACTCATCCGTCGCCAGAAAGTAGATTTACACGATTAAATGCTCGATTGTAA